Proteins from a single region of Primulina tabacum isolate GXHZ01 chromosome 5, ASM2559414v2, whole genome shotgun sequence:
- the LOC142545366 gene encoding SNARE-interacting protein KEULE-like isoform X1: protein MSMSDSDSSSQGGEYKNFRQISRDRLLYEMLRSAKTGDSKSSWKVLIMDKVTVKIMSYACKMADITEEGVSLVEDIHKRRQPLPTMDAIYFIQPTKENIVIFLSDMSGRSPLYRKAFVFFSSPVSQELVSHIKNDGTVLSRIGALREMNLEYFSIDSQGFVTDNDRALEDLFGDEESSRKGDACLNVMATRIATVFASLREFPSVRYRAAKSLDPNTMTTFRDLIPTKLAAAVWNCLMKYKSSLPNFPQSETCELIILDRSIDQISPIIHEWTYDAMCHDLLNMEGNKYVHQVPSKTGGLPEKKEVLLEDHDSIWLELRHSHIADASDQLHEKTTNFVSKNKAAQIHGSRDGDLSTRDLQKMVQALPQYSEQIEKLSLHVDIAGKLSKTIRESGLKEVGQLEQDLVFGDASTKDLINFLRVKEDVSRENKLRLLMIYAAVYPEKFEDGKIEKLMELARLPMDDMNAIYNMKYLEASSDTKKSSIVPFSLKFDVNKKKHAARKDRPGEGSPWQLSRFYPVIEELIEKLSKGELPDKDYPCMNDPSPTFHGTVHGASLRTGQLPPPHSMRSRRTPTWARPRNSDDGYSSDSILRHASSDFTKMGQRLFVFIVGGATRSELRVCHKLSTKLKREIVLGSSSLDDPPQFITKLKLLTASELSLDDLQI from the exons ATGTCGATGTCTGATTCGGATTCGTCGTCGCAAGGCGGCGAGTACAAGAATTTCCGCCAAATTAGCCGCGACA GATTATTATATGAGATGCTTCGATCAGCCAAAACAGGGGACTCAAAGTCAAGCTGGAAG GTACTTATCATGGACAAGGTAACTGTTAAAATAATGTCGTATGCATGCAAGATGGCGGATATCACGGAGGAAGGAGTTTCAT TGGTGGAGGACATACACAAGCGAAGACAGCCGCTGCCAACCATGGATGCCATATATTTCATTCAGCCAACCAAAGAGAA CATTGTTATCTTTCTTTCAGATATGTCCGGAAGATCACCCTTGTATAGAAA GGCATTCGTCTTCTTTAGCTCACCTGTATCTCAAGAGTTGGTTAGTCACATAAAGAACGATGGAACTGTTTTATCTCGTATTGGCGCCTTGAGAGAG ATGAATCTGGAATATTTTTCCATTGATAGTCAG GGTTTTGTCACTGACAATGATAGAGCTCTTGAGGATCTATTTGGGGATGAAGAAAGTTCTCGTAAAGGTGATGCATGTTTGAATGTGATGGCTACTCGTATAGCTACAGTATTTGCATCATTGCGG GAGTTTCCATCCGTGCGCTACCGTGCTGCCAAATCACTTGATCCTAATACAATGACCACTTTTCGCGATCTAATTCCTACAAAGCTGGCTGCTGCTGTTTGGAACTGTCTCATGAAATATAAATCCAGCCTCCCTAATTTCCCCCAGTCGGAGACATGCGAGCTGATAATTTTAGATAGATCTATAGACCAG ATTTCTCCAATTATACATGAATGGACATATGATGCGATGtgtcatgatttattaaatatgGAAGGGAATAAATATGTTCATCAG GTCCCGAGCAAAACAGGTGGTCTTCCGGAGAAGAAAGAAGTCCTTTTGGAGGATCATGACTCCATTTGGCTTGAGCTCCGTCACTCTCATATAGCTGAT GCAAGTGACCAATTGCATGAGAAGACGACAAACTTTGTATCAAAAAATAAAGCAGCACAAATCCATGGTTCAAG GGATGGTGATCTGTCTACTCGGGATTTACAAAAGATGGTTCAAGCTCTGCCTCAGTATAGTGAACAAATTGAAAAGCTCTCCCTTCATGTTGAT ATTGCAGGAAAGTTAAGCAAGACTATCAGGGAATCGGGGCTTAAAGAAGTTGGGCAACTAGAGCAGGACCTGGTTTTTGGAGATGCTAGTACCAAAGACCTTATTAATTTTCTTAGAGTAAAAGAG GATGTATCACGTGAAAATAAGTTGCGATTATTGATGATTTATGCTGCTGTTTATCCTGAGAAATTTGAGGATGGAAAAATCGAAAAACTAATGGAG TTGGCAAGACTACCTATGGATGATATGAATGCGATTTACAATATGAAATATTTGGAGGCATCATCAGACACCAAAAAAAGCTCAATCGTACCATTTTCCCTTAAATTTGACGTTAACAAG AAGAAGCATGCTGCTCGAAAAGACCGTCCTGGCGAAGGATCGCCATGGCAATTATCACGTTTTTACCCTGTAATAGAG GAACTCATTGAAAAACTTAGTAAAGGTGAACTACCAGATAAAGATTATCCATGTATGAATGATCCAAGTCCAACTTTTCATGGAACTGTTCATGGAGCATCTTTAAGGACAGGTCAACTTCCACCTCCTCATTCAATGAGATCAAGACGGACACCAACATGGGCTCGTCCTCGAAACTCTGATGATGGGTATTCAAG CGACTCGATTTTAAGGCATGCGTCTAGTGATTTCACAAAGATGGGTCAACGACTTTTTGTGTTTATTGTTGGTGGAGCTACACGATCTGAG CTTCGGGTTTGCCACAAGTTGTCAACAAAGCTGAAACGAGAAATCGTTCTGGGATCTTCTAGTCTGGATGATCCTCCACAATTTATCACG aaattgAAGCTGTTGACTGCAAGTGAATTGTCTCTCGATGATCTTCAGATCTAG
- the LOC142545366 gene encoding SNARE-interacting protein KEULE-like isoform X2 produces MNLEYFSIDSQGFVTDNDRALEDLFGDEESSRKGDACLNVMATRIATVFASLREFPSVRYRAAKSLDPNTMTTFRDLIPTKLAAAVWNCLMKYKSSLPNFPQSETCELIILDRSIDQISPIIHEWTYDAMCHDLLNMEGNKYVHQVPSKTGGLPEKKEVLLEDHDSIWLELRHSHIADASDQLHEKTTNFVSKNKAAQIHGSRDGDLSTRDLQKMVQALPQYSEQIEKLSLHVDIAGKLSKTIRESGLKEVGQLEQDLVFGDASTKDLINFLRVKEDVSRENKLRLLMIYAAVYPEKFEDGKIEKLMELARLPMDDMNAIYNMKYLEASSDTKKSSIVPFSLKFDVNKKKHAARKDRPGEGSPWQLSRFYPVIEELIEKLSKGELPDKDYPCMNDPSPTFHGTVHGASLRTGQLPPPHSMRSRRTPTWARPRNSDDGYSSDSILRHASSDFTKMGQRLFVFIVGGATRSELRVCHKLSTKLKREIVLGSSSLDDPPQFITKLKLLTASELSLDDLQI; encoded by the exons ATGAATCTGGAATATTTTTCCATTGATAGTCAG GGTTTTGTCACTGACAATGATAGAGCTCTTGAGGATCTATTTGGGGATGAAGAAAGTTCTCGTAAAGGTGATGCATGTTTGAATGTGATGGCTACTCGTATAGCTACAGTATTTGCATCATTGCGG GAGTTTCCATCCGTGCGCTACCGTGCTGCCAAATCACTTGATCCTAATACAATGACCACTTTTCGCGATCTAATTCCTACAAAGCTGGCTGCTGCTGTTTGGAACTGTCTCATGAAATATAAATCCAGCCTCCCTAATTTCCCCCAGTCGGAGACATGCGAGCTGATAATTTTAGATAGATCTATAGACCAG ATTTCTCCAATTATACATGAATGGACATATGATGCGATGtgtcatgatttattaaatatgGAAGGGAATAAATATGTTCATCAG GTCCCGAGCAAAACAGGTGGTCTTCCGGAGAAGAAAGAAGTCCTTTTGGAGGATCATGACTCCATTTGGCTTGAGCTCCGTCACTCTCATATAGCTGAT GCAAGTGACCAATTGCATGAGAAGACGACAAACTTTGTATCAAAAAATAAAGCAGCACAAATCCATGGTTCAAG GGATGGTGATCTGTCTACTCGGGATTTACAAAAGATGGTTCAAGCTCTGCCTCAGTATAGTGAACAAATTGAAAAGCTCTCCCTTCATGTTGAT ATTGCAGGAAAGTTAAGCAAGACTATCAGGGAATCGGGGCTTAAAGAAGTTGGGCAACTAGAGCAGGACCTGGTTTTTGGAGATGCTAGTACCAAAGACCTTATTAATTTTCTTAGAGTAAAAGAG GATGTATCACGTGAAAATAAGTTGCGATTATTGATGATTTATGCTGCTGTTTATCCTGAGAAATTTGAGGATGGAAAAATCGAAAAACTAATGGAG TTGGCAAGACTACCTATGGATGATATGAATGCGATTTACAATATGAAATATTTGGAGGCATCATCAGACACCAAAAAAAGCTCAATCGTACCATTTTCCCTTAAATTTGACGTTAACAAG AAGAAGCATGCTGCTCGAAAAGACCGTCCTGGCGAAGGATCGCCATGGCAATTATCACGTTTTTACCCTGTAATAGAG GAACTCATTGAAAAACTTAGTAAAGGTGAACTACCAGATAAAGATTATCCATGTATGAATGATCCAAGTCCAACTTTTCATGGAACTGTTCATGGAGCATCTTTAAGGACAGGTCAACTTCCACCTCCTCATTCAATGAGATCAAGACGGACACCAACATGGGCTCGTCCTCGAAACTCTGATGATGGGTATTCAAG CGACTCGATTTTAAGGCATGCGTCTAGTGATTTCACAAAGATGGGTCAACGACTTTTTGTGTTTATTGTTGGTGGAGCTACACGATCTGAG CTTCGGGTTTGCCACAAGTTGTCAACAAAGCTGAAACGAGAAATCGTTCTGGGATCTTCTAGTCTGGATGATCCTCCACAATTTATCACG aaattgAAGCTGTTGACTGCAAGTGAATTGTCTCTCGATGATCTTCAGATCTAG
- the LOC142545368 gene encoding ATP-dependent Clp protease proteolytic subunit-related protein 2, chloroplastic-like isoform X2 has protein sequence MSLLHSSCLQSTTDISHTALSCASKGFVGLRAQSPNSYGIGKPNLNVEFHNQVYKSITLSGSKPTRGRVSMMPIGTPRVPYRNVAEGTWQWVDLWNALYRERVIFIGQHIDEEFSNQILATMLYLDSVDDSKKLFFYINGPGGDLTPSMAIYDTMQSLKSPIGTHCVGFAYNLATFLLAAGEKGYRYAMPLSRIALQSPAGSARGQADDIRNEADELLRIRDYLFKELAKKTGQSIDKIYKDLDRMKRFNAQEALEYGLIDRIVRPSRIKADAPQKDSTAGLG, from the exons ATGTCTCTCCTCCATTCTTCATGTCTCCAATCCACAACTGATATATCTCATACTGCTCTCAG CTGTGCGAGTAAAGGTTTTGTGGGATTACGAGCTCAATCCCCAA ATTCTTACGGAATTGGAAAGCCCAATTTAAATGTAGAATTTCACAATCAAGTTTACAAAAGCATTACATTGAG TGGCAGCAAACCAACTCGAGGTCGCGTCTCAATGATGCCCATTGGAACACCTAGAGTGCCATATAGGAATGTTGCCGAGGGAACATGGCAGTGGGTTGATCTATGGAATGCTCTT TACCGTGAACGTGTTATTTTTATTGGTCAACACATTGATGAAGAGTTCAGTAACCAGATACTTGCCACAATGTTATACCTTGATAGTGTTGACGATTCGAAGAAGCTTTTCTTTTACATCAATGGGCCTGGAGGAGAT CTTACTCCTAGCATGGCTATATATGATACGATGCAAAGCTTGAAAAGTCCCATTGGCACTCACTGTGTGGGCTTTGCATATAATCTGGCTACCTTTCTTCTTGCTGCTGGAGAAAAG GGTTATCGCTATGCCATGCCTCTTTCAAGAATTGCATTACAGTCTCCAGCCGGTTCTGCACGTGGACAG GCCGATGACATTCGTAATGAAGCAGATGAGCTTCTACGCATAAGAGATTATCTTTTCAAGGAGTTGGCTAAGAAAACTGGCCAGTCCATTGATAAg ATCTACAAGGACTTGGATCGAATGAAGCGCTTCAATGCCCAGGAAGCTCTTGAATATGGTCTCATCGACCGGATAGTTAGACCTTCACGTATAAAAGCAGATGCCCCACAAAAGGATTCTACGGCAGGTCTTGGTTAA
- the LOC142545368 gene encoding ATP-dependent Clp protease proteolytic subunit-related protein 2, chloroplastic-like isoform X1: MSLLHSSCLQSTTDISHTALSCASKGFVGLRAQSPNSYGIGKPNLNVEFHNQVYKSITLRSSGSKPTRGRVSMMPIGTPRVPYRNVAEGTWQWVDLWNALYRERVIFIGQHIDEEFSNQILATMLYLDSVDDSKKLFFYINGPGGDLTPSMAIYDTMQSLKSPIGTHCVGFAYNLATFLLAAGEKGYRYAMPLSRIALQSPAGSARGQADDIRNEADELLRIRDYLFKELAKKTGQSIDKIYKDLDRMKRFNAQEALEYGLIDRIVRPSRIKADAPQKDSTAGLG; encoded by the exons ATGTCTCTCCTCCATTCTTCATGTCTCCAATCCACAACTGATATATCTCATACTGCTCTCAG CTGTGCGAGTAAAGGTTTTGTGGGATTACGAGCTCAATCCCCAA ATTCTTACGGAATTGGAAAGCCCAATTTAAATGTAGAATTTCACAATCAAGTTTACAAAAGCATTACATTGAG ATCTAGTGGCAGCAAACCAACTCGAGGTCGCGTCTCAATGATGCCCATTGGAACACCTAGAGTGCCATATAGGAATGTTGCCGAGGGAACATGGCAGTGGGTTGATCTATGGAATGCTCTT TACCGTGAACGTGTTATTTTTATTGGTCAACACATTGATGAAGAGTTCAGTAACCAGATACTTGCCACAATGTTATACCTTGATAGTGTTGACGATTCGAAGAAGCTTTTCTTTTACATCAATGGGCCTGGAGGAGAT CTTACTCCTAGCATGGCTATATATGATACGATGCAAAGCTTGAAAAGTCCCATTGGCACTCACTGTGTGGGCTTTGCATATAATCTGGCTACCTTTCTTCTTGCTGCTGGAGAAAAG GGTTATCGCTATGCCATGCCTCTTTCAAGAATTGCATTACAGTCTCCAGCCGGTTCTGCACGTGGACAG GCCGATGACATTCGTAATGAAGCAGATGAGCTTCTACGCATAAGAGATTATCTTTTCAAGGAGTTGGCTAAGAAAACTGGCCAGTCCATTGATAAg ATCTACAAGGACTTGGATCGAATGAAGCGCTTCAATGCCCAGGAAGCTCTTGAATATGGTCTCATCGACCGGATAGTTAGACCTTCACGTATAAAAGCAGATGCCCCACAAAAGGATTCTACGGCAGGTCTTGGTTAA